Proteins from one Streptosporangium becharense genomic window:
- a CDS encoding TauD/TfdA dioxygenase family protein — MTAQTAVRLTLNPLGPHFGAQVEGLDLATATDDELAAVRAALIERKVLFFGGQNLDEDSQVALGRRLGELTVSHPVVEGLDEEHPEIYALDGADDGFADVWHTDVTFMPRPPLGSILRAVVLPPTGGDTSWADSQLAYDSLSAPVRDLVDRLTAVHDGTREFGYYLAQRRGGRGNLWEGEAVTRLDPVEHPVVRVHPETGRKGIFVNPGFTSHIAGVSEAESRAILDLLYAHLTKPEHTIRHRWSVGDVAMWDNRSTAHYANRDYGTARRVMHRITLRGDRPVGPARPSPRSDRHG, encoded by the coding sequence ATGACCGCGCAGACCGCTGTCAGGCTGACCCTGAACCCGCTCGGCCCGCATTTCGGAGCCCAGGTCGAAGGACTGGACCTGGCGACGGCCACCGACGACGAACTGGCCGCGGTGCGGGCGGCGCTGATCGAACGGAAGGTGCTGTTCTTCGGCGGGCAGAACCTCGACGAGGACAGCCAGGTCGCGCTCGGCCGGCGTCTCGGCGAGCTGACCGTGTCCCACCCCGTCGTCGAGGGCCTCGACGAGGAGCACCCCGAGATCTACGCGCTCGACGGCGCCGACGACGGTTTCGCCGACGTCTGGCACACCGACGTCACGTTCATGCCCCGCCCGCCGCTCGGGTCGATCCTGCGGGCCGTCGTCCTGCCCCCCACCGGCGGCGACACGAGCTGGGCGGACAGCCAGCTGGCCTACGACTCGCTGTCCGCGCCGGTACGCGACCTGGTGGATCGGCTCACCGCGGTGCACGACGGCACCCGGGAGTTCGGCTACTACCTGGCCCAGCGCCGCGGCGGCCGGGGCAACCTCTGGGAGGGCGAGGCCGTCACCCGGCTGGACCCGGTGGAGCACCCCGTCGTCCGCGTCCACCCCGAGACCGGCCGCAAGGGCATCTTCGTCAACCCCGGATTCACCTCGCACATCGCCGGGGTGTCGGAGGCGGAGAGCCGGGCGATCCTGGATCTCCTCTACGCGCACCTGACCAAGCCCGAGCACACGATCCGTCACCGCTGGAGCGTCGGTGACGTCGCCATGTGGGACAACCGCAGCACCGCGCACTACGCCAACCGCGACTACGGCACGGCCCGCAGGGTGATGCACCGCATCACGCTGCGCGGCGACCGTCCCGTCGGTCCCGCCCGGCCGTCGCCCCGCTCCGACCGGCACGGCTGA
- a CDS encoding LacI family DNA-binding transcriptional regulator, with translation MAGKRPARRVTSTDVARETGLSRATVSFVLNDTPNQSIPQATRERVLQAAARLGYTPYAPARTLRSGRSDVVVLVLPGWPQGPAMTEFVDRAAGVLTGAGLTLVTHVHSGDPGMLANLWAALTPAAVFGMRPFTSEEAEGMRRAGVTAVLPPPQSPPGHDLGSSLWVRGIGRVQAEHLIAKGHTRLAYALPDDPRLTDLGRGRAEGAARACADARLSPPVVSAVPADTSAAAEVLTAWRALPAPPTAVCAFNDEVALALLSGMRTLGLDAPADLAVVGADDILAARFAVPSLTTVAIDSGDLGARIAHALLRILDGDPADPAAFPGVGPIPLPESVHVIERDSA, from the coding sequence GTGGCGGGGAAGAGACCTGCGCGGAGGGTCACCAGCACCGACGTGGCGCGGGAGACCGGCCTGTCGCGCGCCACCGTCAGCTTCGTGCTCAACGACACGCCCAACCAGTCCATCCCGCAGGCCACTCGCGAGCGCGTCCTGCAGGCCGCCGCCCGGCTCGGTTACACCCCCTACGCCCCCGCCCGCACGCTGCGCAGCGGCCGCAGCGACGTGGTCGTGCTCGTGCTGCCCGGCTGGCCCCAGGGCCCCGCCATGACCGAGTTCGTCGACCGCGCCGCCGGGGTGCTGACCGGCGCCGGACTCACCCTCGTCACCCACGTCCACTCCGGCGACCCGGGCATGCTGGCGAACCTGTGGGCGGCGCTCACCCCCGCCGCCGTGTTCGGCATGCGGCCGTTCACCTCCGAGGAGGCCGAGGGCATGCGCCGGGCGGGCGTCACCGCGGTCCTGCCCCCGCCGCAGTCACCGCCCGGGCACGACCTCGGCTCCAGCCTCTGGGTGCGGGGGATCGGCCGCGTCCAGGCCGAGCACCTGATCGCCAAAGGGCACACCCGCCTCGCCTACGCCCTCCCCGACGACCCCCGCCTGACCGACCTCGGCAGGGGACGTGCCGAGGGTGCCGCGCGGGCCTGCGCCGACGCCCGCCTGTCACCCCCCGTCGTCTCGGCGGTGCCCGCGGACACTTCGGCGGCGGCCGAGGTGCTGACGGCCTGGCGTGCCCTCCCCGCTCCCCCCACCGCCGTGTGCGCCTTCAACGACGAGGTCGCGCTGGCCCTGCTGTCCGGAATGCGCACCCTGGGGCTGGACGCCCCGGCCGACCTGGCCGTCGTCGGCGCCGACGACATCCTCGCCGCCCGCTTCGCCGTACCGTCCCTGACCACCGTCGCCATCGACAGCGGCGACCTGGGAGCCCGCATCGCCCACGCCCTGCTGCGCATCCTGGACGGTGATCCCGCGGACCCGGCCGCGTTCCCGGGCGTCGGCCCGATCCCCCTTCCGGAGAGCGTGCACGTGATCGAGCGGGACTCCGCCTGA
- a CDS encoding MFS transporter, which produces MSDTTPRSPAVATPERPPRAGGGFIAVYVLAYLGLYVAVMTPLLASLAIRLQQIDPTGKEVALGLVIGVGTLVNIVAGPIVGLLSDNTVSRLGRRRPWMLAGMPLLVIGAVLAAVLDSVPGVLLGYVVGQVGVSFVMTPLMAVMPDQVPEEQRGVVGGLLGFTAQIAGVAGFQFAGAPGGSPLPLFLVPALVACATVLLLVVVMPDRRLSEAERGTLDLAGLVRDLGFDPRRHPDFAWTWLGRFLIQFSLMFLSTYQLYFLTDHLGYELVEVTGLLAISGGAGLLMTSVGAIASGYLSDRLRRRKPFVYLAVALFVVGFVIIAFASSFAPVLVGSQFILLGAGMFGAVDLAVVADVLPNRETEAGKYMSIFGIAGALPQSAAPVVAPFVLAVGGGANYPLLFLVAAGVAVAGGLSVRPIKGIR; this is translated from the coding sequence ATGTCCGACACCACCCCCCGATCCCCGGCCGTCGCCACCCCCGAACGGCCGCCACGGGCCGGCGGCGGGTTCATCGCCGTCTACGTCCTGGCCTATCTCGGGCTGTACGTGGCGGTCATGACCCCGCTGCTGGCCTCGCTCGCGATCCGCCTGCAGCAGATCGACCCGACCGGCAAGGAGGTGGCCCTCGGCCTGGTGATCGGGGTCGGCACGCTCGTCAACATCGTCGCGGGCCCGATCGTCGGCCTGCTCAGCGACAACACCGTCTCCCGGCTGGGGCGGCGCCGGCCCTGGATGCTGGCCGGCATGCCCCTGCTGGTCATCGGGGCCGTGCTCGCCGCCGTCCTCGACTCGGTGCCCGGCGTGCTGCTGGGCTACGTGGTCGGACAGGTGGGCGTGAGCTTCGTCATGACGCCGCTGATGGCGGTCATGCCCGACCAGGTGCCCGAGGAGCAGCGCGGCGTGGTGGGCGGGCTGCTCGGGTTCACCGCGCAGATCGCCGGTGTCGCCGGGTTCCAGTTCGCGGGAGCGCCCGGCGGCTCGCCCCTGCCGCTGTTCCTGGTGCCCGCCCTGGTGGCCTGCGCCACGGTGCTGCTGCTGGTCGTGGTGATGCCGGACCGTCGCCTGTCCGAGGCGGAGCGAGGCACCCTCGATCTCGCCGGCCTGGTGCGCGACCTCGGGTTCGACCCCCGCCGCCACCCCGACTTCGCCTGGACCTGGCTGGGGCGTTTCCTCATCCAGTTCAGCCTGATGTTCCTGTCGACCTACCAGCTCTACTTCCTCACCGACCACCTCGGTTACGAGCTGGTCGAGGTCACCGGGCTGCTGGCGATCTCCGGCGGCGCCGGCCTGCTGATGACCTCGGTGGGTGCGATCGCCAGCGGGTACCTGTCGGACCGGCTGCGGCGGCGCAAGCCGTTCGTCTACCTGGCCGTCGCCCTCTTCGTCGTCGGGTTCGTGATCATCGCCTTCGCCTCGTCGTTCGCCCCGGTCCTGGTCGGCTCGCAGTTCATCCTGCTCGGCGCCGGGATGTTCGGCGCGGTGGACCTGGCCGTGGTCGCCGACGTGCTGCCCAACCGCGAGACCGAGGCGGGCAAGTACATGAGCATCTTCGGCATCGCCGGAGCGCTGCCCCAGTCGGCCGCGCCGGTCGTGGCCCCGTTCGTCCTGGCCGTGGGCGGCGGCGCCAACTACCCCCTGCTCTTCCTGGTCGCCGCCGGCGTCGCGGTCGCGGGCGGCCTGAGCGTCCGCCCCATCAAGGGGATACGGTGA
- a CDS encoding alpha-L-rhamnosidase has product MTTHVTDVRFEHLREPLGAGTARPRLSWITRTARGGWTQSAYEVEARGERVRIDSAESVLVAWPFAPLASRERVAVRVRVQGPDGWSPWSEEACAEAGLLEVGDWSARFVGPGEGSLVRGEFHVRAGVRAARLYATALGVYEAELNGQVVGDQVLAPGWTAYGHRLRYQTFDVTHLLREGVNCLGATLGDGWYRGRLGFEGRRALYGDRLAWLAQLEIVYDDGTTQTAGTDLSWRSASGPLVSSDLYDGETHDARLERTGWSLPGHDVTGWSPVELVERDPATLVAPDGPPVRRTEVLTPVETRTTPLGTMIVDFGQNLVGRLRVTVRGQAGEQVVLRHAEVLQDGELCLAPLRTAKATDTYTLRGGGDETWEPRFTFHGFRYAEISGPVREVVAVVCHSDLERTGWFDCSDPLVNRLHENVVWSMRGNFLDVPTDCPQRDERLGWTGDLQVFAPTASFLFDSAGFLTSWLADLAAEQGEDGVVPFIVPNVTSGGDSAAAAWGDAAVIVPWVLYRRYGDAGILDRQFASMRGWVDHVAGLAGRDRLWNSGFQFGDWLDPTAPANRPEQARTYPEIVATAYFARSADLLARAAAVLGRTEEETRYRTLADEVRRAFAEEYTTASGRLLSDSPTAYALALEFALLPGPARRRRAAARLVELVRGSGYTVATGFVGTPLICDALAEAGHLEAAYRLLLQRECPSWLYPVTMGATTVWERWDSLLPDGTVNPSGMTSFNHYALGAIADWLHRTVAGLAPAEPGYRSLTVTPRPGGGLTHASARLRTPYGVAASSWRIDDGRITVEAVVPANTTAQVTLPGGDRITVGSGTHSWSVPYAEDRAVAVPLTLDSSLAEVADRPGAMRVLTGVIVRHLPEIAEHVAGGLGAAQQNMTVREAIALIPGGDHLPAEIEAGFARLS; this is encoded by the coding sequence ATGACGACACACGTGACCGATGTTCGCTTCGAGCACCTGCGTGAACCACTGGGTGCCGGGACGGCACGCCCCCGCCTGTCATGGATCACCCGGACCGCCCGCGGCGGGTGGACGCAGTCGGCGTACGAGGTCGAGGCCCGCGGCGAGCGGGTGCGCATCGACTCCGCCGAGTCGGTGCTGGTGGCCTGGCCCTTCGCGCCGCTGGCCTCCCGGGAGCGGGTGGCGGTGCGGGTGCGGGTGCAGGGGCCCGACGGGTGGTCGCCGTGGAGTGAGGAGGCATGTGCCGAGGCGGGCCTGCTGGAGGTGGGCGACTGGTCGGCGCGGTTCGTCGGCCCCGGGGAGGGCTCCCTGGTGCGCGGGGAGTTCCACGTGCGCGCGGGGGTACGCGCGGCCCGTCTGTACGCGACCGCGCTCGGCGTCTACGAGGCGGAGCTGAACGGGCAGGTCGTCGGCGACCAGGTGCTCGCCCCCGGCTGGACCGCCTACGGGCACCGCCTGCGCTACCAGACCTTCGACGTGACCCACCTGCTGCGTGAGGGCGTCAACTGCCTGGGTGCCACGCTGGGCGACGGCTGGTACCGGGGCCGGCTCGGTTTCGAGGGCAGGCGGGCCCTGTACGGCGACCGGCTCGCCTGGCTGGCCCAGCTGGAGATCGTCTACGACGACGGGACGACGCAGACGGCCGGTACCGACCTCTCCTGGCGGTCCGCGTCCGGGCCGCTGGTCTCCTCCGACCTGTACGACGGGGAGACCCACGACGCGCGGCTGGAGCGCACCGGCTGGTCGCTGCCCGGCCACGACGTCACCGGCTGGTCACCGGTCGAGCTCGTGGAGCGCGACCCGGCCACCCTGGTCGCCCCGGACGGCCCGCCGGTGCGCCGCACCGAGGTCCTGACCCCCGTCGAGACGCGCACGACCCCGCTCGGCACCATGATCGTCGACTTCGGTCAGAACCTGGTCGGCCGGTTGCGGGTCACCGTGCGCGGGCAGGCCGGGGAGCAGGTCGTGCTGCGCCATGCCGAGGTGCTCCAGGACGGCGAGCTGTGCCTGGCCCCGCTGCGTACGGCGAAGGCCACCGACACCTACACCTTGCGCGGCGGTGGCGACGAGACCTGGGAGCCGCGCTTCACCTTCCACGGGTTCCGCTACGCCGAGATCAGCGGGCCGGTGCGGGAGGTGGTCGCCGTGGTGTGCCATTCGGACCTGGAGCGCACCGGCTGGTTCGACTGCTCCGACCCGCTGGTGAACCGCCTGCACGAGAACGTCGTGTGGAGCATGCGCGGCAACTTCCTGGACGTGCCCACCGACTGTCCGCAACGCGACGAGCGCCTCGGCTGGACCGGTGACCTGCAGGTGTTCGCACCCACCGCGTCGTTCCTGTTCGACAGCGCCGGATTCCTGACCTCCTGGCTGGCCGATCTGGCGGCCGAGCAGGGCGAGGACGGCGTGGTGCCGTTCATCGTGCCCAACGTGACGAGTGGCGGCGACAGCGCCGCCGCGGCGTGGGGCGACGCCGCGGTGATCGTGCCGTGGGTGCTGTACCGCCGTTACGGCGACGCAGGCATCCTGGACCGGCAGTTCGCGAGCATGCGCGGCTGGGTCGACCACGTGGCGGGCCTGGCCGGGCGGGACCGCCTGTGGAACAGCGGTTTCCAGTTCGGCGACTGGCTCGACCCCACCGCCCCCGCCAACCGGCCCGAGCAGGCCCGCACCTACCCCGAGATCGTGGCCACCGCCTACTTCGCCCGCTCGGCCGACCTGCTCGCCCGGGCCGCGGCGGTCCTGGGCCGCACCGAGGAGGAGACCCGCTACCGGACGCTGGCGGACGAGGTGCGCCGGGCGTTCGCCGAGGAGTACACCACCGCGTCGGGGCGGTTGCTCAGCGACTCGCCCACCGCCTACGCCCTGGCCCTGGAGTTCGCCCTGCTGCCCGGCCCCGCCCGGCGCCGCCGCGCGGCGGCCCGCCTGGTTGAGCTGGTGCGCGGCAGCGGCTACACCGTCGCCACCGGGTTCGTCGGCACCCCGCTGATCTGCGACGCCCTGGCCGAGGCGGGTCACCTGGAGGCCGCCTACCGCCTGCTGCTCCAGCGTGAGTGCCCGTCCTGGCTGTACCCGGTGACCATGGGCGCCACCACGGTCTGGGAGCGCTGGGACAGCCTGCTGCCCGACGGCACCGTCAATCCCAGCGGCATGACCTCCTTCAACCACTACGCGCTCGGCGCGATCGCCGACTGGCTGCACCGCACCGTCGCCGGGCTGGCACCCGCCGAGCCCGGCTACCGCAGCCTCACCGTCACCCCCCGCCCCGGCGGCGGCCTGACCCACGCGAGTGCCCGGCTGCGCACCCCGTACGGCGTCGCCGCCTCCTCCTGGCGGATCGACGACGGGCGGATCACCGTCGAGGCGGTCGTCCCGGCGAACACCACCGCCCAGGTGACCCTGCCGGGCGGTGACCGCATCACCGTCGGCTCGGGCACCCACAGCTGGAGCGTCCCGTACGCCGAGGACCGGGCCGTCGCCGTGCCGCTCACACTGGACAGCAGCCTGGCCGAGGTCGCCGACAGGCCGGGAGCCATGCGGGTCCTCACCGGTGTCATCGTCCGGCACCTGCCGGAGATCGCCGAACACGTGGCGGGCGGGCTCGGGGCCGCCCAGCAGAACATGACCGTCCGTGAGGCGATCGCGCTGATCCCGGGCGGGGACCACCTGCCCGCCGAGATCGAGGCCGGCTTCGCCCGGCTCTCCTGA
- a CDS encoding SDR family NAD(P)-dependent oxidoreductase — protein MMRLTDRRVLITGAASGIGQATALRLLAEGARVVAADVAEDGLEQTLVLATEQGVAERLTVTAVDIADEGSVNSVVSTAVAELGGLDALVNAAAILRGAHTHDCSLELWNRVIAVNLTGTFLMTRAALPALLETGRGVVVNFSSTAAFFAHPFMAAYSASKGGIFSFTHSIAQEYAKQGLRAVNVVPGGISSGITNNIGGLVPADTDWDLFLKLTPALPGGIPGPEKVAGVVAMLVSDDGSFITGTEIRVDGGAHQ, from the coding sequence ATGATGCGACTGACCGACCGGCGTGTGCTGATCACCGGAGCCGCCTCCGGCATCGGGCAGGCCACCGCGCTGCGGCTGCTGGCCGAGGGTGCCCGCGTGGTCGCCGCGGACGTCGCCGAGGACGGGCTGGAGCAGACCCTCGTGCTGGCCACGGAGCAGGGCGTCGCCGAGCGGCTCACCGTCACGGCCGTGGACATCGCCGACGAGGGTTCGGTGAACTCCGTGGTGAGCACGGCGGTCGCCGAGCTGGGCGGGCTGGACGCGCTGGTCAACGCGGCGGCGATCCTGCGCGGCGCGCACACCCACGACTGCTCGCTGGAGCTGTGGAACCGTGTCATCGCCGTCAACCTGACCGGCACCTTCCTGATGACCCGCGCCGCGCTGCCGGCCCTGCTGGAGACCGGCAGGGGCGTGGTGGTGAACTTCAGCTCCACCGCCGCCTTCTTCGCCCACCCGTTCATGGCCGCCTACTCGGCCAGCAAGGGCGGCATCTTCTCCTTCACCCACAGCATCGCCCAGGAGTACGCCAAGCAGGGGCTGCGCGCGGTGAACGTGGTGCCGGGAGGGATCAGCAGCGGGATCACCAACAACATCGGCGGCCTGGTGCCCGCCGACACCGACTGGGACCTGTTCCTCAAGCTCACCCCCGCCCTGCCCGGCGGCATCCCGGGGCCGGAGAAGGTCGCCGGTGTCGTGGCCATGCTCGTCTCCGACGACGGCTCGTTCATCACCGGCACCGAGATCCGCGTCGACGGCGGCGCCCACCAGTGA
- a CDS encoding glycoside hydrolase family 3 C-terminal domain-containing protein: MSQTDPTELSLEQKASLLSGQDFWTTKPVEEAGIPSIVLTDGPHGIRRQREGEGEDHLGVHESLPSTCFPPAVAVGSSWDVEVAARLGAAVGREARVFGVSVVLGPGVNIKRSPLCGRNFEYYSEDPLISGVLAAAHVKAMQAEGPGASVKHFAANNQETDRMRVSADVDERTLREIYLPAFERVVTEARPATVMASYNKINGVAASQNSWLLTDVLREQWGFDGAVVSDWGGVYDRVAALAAGTDLEMPGGGATDAEIVRAVRDGDLDEAVVDAAVRRVAALTARRVEETGELDVEAHHALARELAADCAVLLRNERNTLPVTGRVRRIAVVGAFAAEPRFQGGGSSHINPARVDTALEEIRVLAGSRGQSVTYAPGFTIGGSGSGSGSGIGIGAGSGGEDALREQAVELARGADLAIVFAGSEEDSEGFDREHLDLPAGQVEVIRAVAAAAPRTVVVLSNGGVVSLEGFHDDVDAILEGWLLGQAGGGAIADLLFGVVNPSGHLAETIPLRLQDTPCHLTFPGEQGHVRYGEGVMVGYRHYESVGRRVRYPFGHGLSYTDFATGDLTVTPTGDDTAAVSVTVTNTGDRAGKHVVQVYVATTAGPVRRPARELRAFTKVFLEPGEARTVELVLDRRAFAYWDVELGRWTVAPGEYTVQIGENAARVVAERTVTLTGEVVAKVLSLDSTVGDWFSHPAVGPALTRSLREGMDEQERRQAEENADMLKMVASMPMRQFLGFPGVAIGADTLEEMIELSGSTRSS; this comes from the coding sequence ATGTCGCAGACCGACCCCACCGAGCTGAGCCTGGAGCAGAAGGCGTCCCTGCTGTCCGGGCAGGACTTCTGGACCACCAAGCCGGTCGAGGAGGCCGGCATCCCGTCGATCGTCCTCACCGACGGCCCGCACGGCATCCGCCGCCAGCGCGAGGGCGAGGGCGAGGACCACCTGGGCGTCCACGAGAGCCTGCCGTCAACCTGCTTCCCGCCCGCGGTCGCGGTGGGCTCCAGCTGGGACGTGGAGGTGGCCGCCCGCCTGGGAGCCGCGGTGGGCCGCGAGGCGCGCGTGTTCGGGGTGAGCGTGGTGCTGGGGCCGGGGGTGAACATCAAGCGCTCCCCGCTGTGCGGACGCAACTTCGAGTACTACTCCGAGGATCCGCTGATCAGCGGCGTGCTGGCCGCCGCGCACGTGAAGGCCATGCAGGCCGAGGGGCCCGGGGCGTCGGTGAAGCACTTCGCGGCCAACAACCAGGAGACCGACCGGATGCGCGTCAGCGCCGACGTCGACGAGCGCACCCTGCGCGAGATCTACCTGCCGGCGTTCGAGCGCGTCGTCACCGAGGCGCGGCCGGCGACGGTGATGGCCTCCTACAACAAGATCAACGGTGTCGCCGCCTCGCAGAACTCCTGGCTGCTCACCGACGTGCTGCGCGAACAGTGGGGATTCGACGGGGCGGTGGTCTCCGACTGGGGCGGGGTCTACGACCGGGTCGCCGCGCTGGCCGCCGGAACGGACCTGGAGATGCCCGGCGGCGGCGCCACCGACGCCGAGATCGTACGGGCGGTACGCGACGGCGACCTGGACGAGGCGGTCGTGGACGCGGCCGTACGCCGGGTGGCGGCCCTGACCGCACGGCGTGTCGAGGAGACCGGCGAACTCGACGTCGAGGCCCACCACGCGCTGGCCCGGGAACTGGCCGCCGACTGCGCGGTGCTGTTGAGAAACGAACGGAACACCCTGCCCGTCACCGGGCGGGTGCGGCGGATCGCGGTCGTCGGCGCGTTCGCGGCCGAGCCGCGTTTCCAGGGCGGCGGCAGCTCACACATCAACCCCGCCCGCGTGGACACCGCGCTGGAGGAGATCCGGGTGCTCGCCGGTAGCCGCGGGCAGAGCGTCACCTACGCACCCGGCTTCACCATCGGCGGCTCCGGCTCCGGCTCCGGCTCCGGCATCGGCATCGGCGCCGGTTCCGGCGGCGAGGACGCCCTGCGTGAGCAGGCCGTGGAACTCGCCCGCGGGGCCGACCTCGCGATCGTCTTCGCCGGATCGGAGGAGGACTCCGAGGGGTTCGACCGCGAGCACCTCGACCTGCCCGCCGGTCAGGTCGAGGTGATCCGCGCCGTCGCCGCCGCCGCACCGCGCACCGTCGTGGTGCTGTCCAACGGCGGCGTGGTCTCCCTGGAGGGCTTCCACGACGACGTGGACGCGATCCTGGAGGGCTGGCTGCTCGGCCAGGCCGGCGGCGGCGCCATCGCCGACCTGCTGTTCGGTGTGGTCAACCCCTCCGGCCACCTGGCCGAGACGATCCCGCTGCGGTTGCAGGACACCCCCTGCCACCTCACCTTCCCCGGAGAGCAGGGGCACGTGCGCTACGGCGAGGGCGTCATGGTCGGCTACCGCCACTACGAGAGCGTCGGGCGTCGGGTCCGTTACCCCTTCGGCCACGGCCTGTCCTACACCGACTTCGCCACCGGCGACCTCACCGTCACCCCCACCGGCGACGACACCGCCGCCGTGTCGGTCACCGTGACCAACACCGGCGACCGGGCGGGCAAGCACGTCGTCCAGGTCTACGTGGCCACCACCGCCGGCCCTGTCCGTCGGCCCGCGCGCGAGCTGCGCGCCTTCACCAAGGTCTTCCTCGAACCCGGTGAGGCCCGCACCGTCGAACTCGTCCTCGACCGCCGCGCCTTCGCCTACTGGGACGTCGAGCTGGGCCGCTGGACGGTCGCCCCCGGCGAGTACACCGTCCAGATCGGGGAGAACGCCGCCCGTGTCGTCGCCGAGCGGACCGTCACCCTGACCGGCGAGGTCGTCGCCAAGGTCCTGTCGCTCGACTCCACGGTCGGCGACTGGTTCTCGCACCCCGCGGTCGGCCCCGCGCTCACGCGGTCCCTCCGCGAGGGGATGGACGAACAGGAGCGGCGGCAGGCCGAGGAGAACGCCGACATGCTCAAGATGGTCGCCTCCATGCCGATGCGGCAGTTCCTCGGCTTCCCCGGCGTCGCCATCGGCGCCGACACCCTGGAGGAGATGATCGAACTGAGCGGGTCCACGCGATCCTCGTGA
- a CDS encoding selenium-binding protein SBP56-related protein, whose amino-acid sequence MALWTPDPTFYPSPRDAAAAPAERLAYVAAFDRRAERPDAIAVLDTDPSSPGYGRVVGWTDLPHTGDELHHFGWNACSSALCPSAPHPHVERRYLVVPGLRSSRIYILDTKDRVSPEIVKVIEPEELAARAGYSRPHTVHCGPEGIYVSALGGADGQEGPGGIAVLDHRSFEVLGRWEADRGPQYLAYDFWWHINHDVLVSSEWGTPSMIEDGVVGELLLGRKYGHRLHFWDLRKRRHLQQVDLGDQYQMTLELRPAHDPTQTYGFAGVVTSVEDLSASVWTWFHENGRWQARKVIDIPAEPADAKDLPDVLKPFGAVPPLVTDIDLSVDDQRLYVSCWGTGEIKQYDVSDPFKPVELASLRIGGIVRRESHPAADGPLSGGPQMVEVSRDGGRVYVSNSLYGSWDDQFYPDGVGAWLAKIDTGSFTFDERFLPNGDDFRGLRPHQVRLQGGDASSDSYCYP is encoded by the coding sequence ATGGCACTCTGGACACCGGACCCGACCTTCTACCCGTCGCCGCGGGACGCCGCCGCCGCTCCCGCCGAACGGCTCGCCTACGTCGCCGCCTTCGACCGCCGGGCGGAGAGGCCCGACGCGATAGCCGTCCTCGACACCGACCCCTCCTCCCCCGGCTATGGCCGCGTGGTCGGCTGGACGGATCTGCCCCACACCGGGGACGAGCTCCACCACTTCGGCTGGAACGCCTGCAGCAGCGCGCTGTGTCCCTCAGCCCCGCATCCCCACGTCGAGCGCCGCTACCTCGTCGTGCCGGGCCTGCGCTCCTCGCGCATCTACATCCTCGACACCAAGGACCGGGTCAGCCCCGAGATCGTGAAGGTGATCGAGCCGGAGGAGCTGGCCGCGCGGGCCGGGTACTCCCGGCCGCACACCGTGCACTGCGGGCCCGAGGGGATCTACGTCTCGGCGCTCGGCGGGGCGGACGGCCAGGAGGGGCCGGGCGGCATCGCGGTCCTCGACCACCGGTCGTTCGAGGTGCTCGGCCGCTGGGAGGCGGACCGGGGCCCGCAGTACCTCGCCTACGACTTCTGGTGGCACATCAACCACGACGTGCTGGTCAGCTCGGAGTGGGGGACCCCGTCCATGATCGAGGACGGGGTCGTGGGCGAACTGCTGCTCGGCCGCAAGTACGGTCACCGGCTGCACTTCTGGGACCTGCGCAAACGCCGCCACCTGCAGCAGGTCGACCTCGGCGACCAGTACCAGATGACACTGGAGCTGCGACCGGCCCACGACCCGACCCAGACCTACGGCTTCGCCGGCGTCGTCACCAGCGTCGAGGACCTGTCGGCCTCGGTGTGGACCTGGTTCCACGAGAACGGCCGCTGGCAGGCGCGCAAAGTGATCGACATCCCCGCCGAGCCCGCCGACGCGAAGGACCTGCCCGACGTGCTCAAGCCGTTCGGCGCGGTGCCGCCGCTGGTCACCGACATCGACCTGTCCGTGGACGACCAGCGCCTCTACGTCTCCTGCTGGGGGACGGGGGAGATCAAGCAGTACGACGTCAGCGACCCGTTCAAACCGGTCGAGCTGGCGTCGCTGCGGATCGGCGGGATCGTCCGCCGGGAATCGCACCCGGCCGCCGACGGCCCGCTGAGCGGCGGGCCCCAGATGGTCGAGGTGAGCCGGGACGGCGGACGCGTCTACGTCAGCAACTCCCTCTACGGGTCGTGGGACGACCAGTTCTACCCCGACGGGGTCGGCGCCTGGCTGGCCAAGATCGACACCGGCTCGTTCACCTTCGACGAGCGATTCCTGCCGAACGGCGACGACTTCCGGGGGCTGCGTCCCCACCAGGTCCGGTTGCAGGGTGGTGACGCCTCCTCCGACTCCTACTGCTACCCGTGA